A part of Paenibacillus donghaensis genomic DNA contains:
- a CDS encoding ABC transporter substrate-binding protein, with protein sequence MASNRQIKAKASSITLASVMLLGLLAGCGGNNDNNAAGNTGGNTANTENSANTAEDTSPLSMTFFSADPNPNWTGMQDEVGKALTEKTGVTLEAEYAVGDPVQKVALIAASGEYPDLISAKTEISKLVDAGAMLDLTDLIEKHAPNIKKVLGDEGLKRSRYSDDDHAIYAIPTYAGVDNKYFDAGGGFELQHRAVKEAGYPEIKTVKDFEDVIQSYLEKHPTDENGNKNIGLTLNADDWYMYITVTNPAFITTGSPDDGEYAIDIDTQEVTYHFRRPAEKEYFRWLNHMNDIGLLDPESFVQKYDQYKAKIATGRVIGLIDQDWGYGDGEKALKAAGKLDQGYGHYPVTLSEEYKETSFWPTGFMAGNGIGISVDAEDPVRAIKFLDYLASDEGQVLVNWGIEGKHYNVVDGKRVIPEDVNDRKYNDTTNFQKETGLGNVGSNYALLSAHYGDGVLDPTGSYYTTRFPEQVTASYNAVEKETLAAYKATTWKDLFPNEDEFKVKPWGAAWNITIPGESEILVLDNKLKDITWKKIPESILSKPADFDKVWEAYMGELDKAGVEKAEDLREELVKQRVKLWNE encoded by the coding sequence ATGGCAAGTAATAGACAAATAAAAGCCAAGGCTTCGTCAATCACGCTCGCTTCCGTTATGCTGCTTGGTTTGCTCGCAGGATGCGGAGGGAACAACGATAACAATGCAGCCGGGAATACAGGAGGCAATACTGCTAATACGGAGAATTCGGCCAACACGGCTGAGGATACTTCTCCGCTGTCGATGACATTCTTCAGTGCAGATCCTAACCCAAACTGGACAGGAATGCAGGATGAAGTGGGTAAAGCTCTTACTGAAAAGACAGGTGTAACATTAGAAGCAGAATATGCGGTAGGCGATCCAGTTCAAAAAGTAGCCCTGATCGCAGCCAGTGGTGAATATCCGGATTTGATCAGTGCCAAGACCGAGATCAGCAAGCTGGTGGATGCAGGCGCAATGCTCGATCTGACCGATCTGATTGAAAAACATGCTCCGAATATCAAAAAAGTATTGGGCGATGAAGGCTTGAAACGCTCGCGCTACAGTGACGATGACCATGCGATTTATGCCATTCCTACCTATGCGGGTGTGGACAACAAATATTTTGATGCCGGCGGCGGGTTCGAACTTCAGCATCGTGCCGTGAAAGAAGCCGGATATCCGGAAATCAAAACGGTTAAGGATTTTGAGGATGTCATCCAGTCTTACCTGGAAAAACATCCAACCGATGAGAACGGCAACAAAAACATCGGTCTGACCCTGAATGCAGACGATTGGTACATGTATATTACAGTAACTAACCCGGCATTTATCACTACTGGTTCCCCTGATGACGGAGAATATGCGATTGACATTGACACACAAGAAGTGACCTATCACTTCCGCCGCCCAGCCGAGAAAGAATATTTCCGCTGGCTCAACCATATGAACGATATTGGTTTGCTTGATCCGGAAAGCTTCGTTCAGAAATACGACCAGTACAAAGCCAAGATCGCTACCGGCCGTGTCATTGGTCTGATTGACCAGGATTGGGGTTATGGAGACGGAGAAAAAGCGCTGAAGGCTGCCGGTAAACTGGATCAAGGTTATGGACACTATCCGGTGACTCTGTCTGAGGAATATAAAGAAACTTCCTTCTGGCCTACAGGCTTCATGGCCGGTAACGGAATCGGGATCAGCGTAGATGCTGAAGATCCGGTGCGTGCCATTAAATTCCTGGATTACCTGGCTTCCGATGAAGGCCAAGTGCTGGTTAACTGGGGGATTGAAGGCAAGCATTACAACGTTGTTGACGGCAAACGTGTCATTCCTGAAGACGTGAACGACCGTAAATATAACGATACCACCAATTTCCAAAAAGAAACCGGACTGGGCAATGTCGGCTCAAACTACGCCTTGCTTAGCGCGCATTATGGCGATGGCGTATTGGACCCAACCGGTAGCTACTACACCACCCGTTTCCCTGAACAAGTAACAGCCAGCTACAATGCGGTGGAAAAAGAAACGTTGGCTGCTTACAAGGCAACCACTTGGAAAGATCTGTTCCCGAATGAAGATGAGTTCAAGGTTAAGCCTTGGGGCGCGGCATGGAATATCACCATCCCTGGCGAAAGCGAAATTCTCGTTCTTGACAACAAGCTGAAGGATATTACCTGGAAAAAAATTCCTGAATCTATCCTGTCGAAGCCCGCTGATTTCGATAAAGTCTGGGAGGCCTATATGGGCGAACTGGATAAGGCGGGTGTAGAGAAGGCGGAAGATCTGCGTGAGGAACTGGTGAAGCAACGCGTTAAACTGTGGAATGAGTAA
- a CDS encoding carbohydrate ABC transporter permease translates to MGNTAITGKSWPDRIFDFIVYFVVLFVVVITIYPFLNVLAISLNDSVDSVRGGITIYPREFTWENYMKIFTFSGLITGFKISAFRTLIGTLLGLISASMLAFTISRPDFAGRKFVSTFLAMTMYISGGIIPIYMLIKDLHMMNSFAVYVLPGLVSAFNIFVIRSFIDGLPYALQESAKLDGANDFTIYWRIILPLMKPALATIALFLAVGQWNAWFDTYLYNGSSPNLTTLQYELMKVLQTTTSGNGGDYRSNIASMANNQVSPESLKMAITIVVTVPILLVYPFIQKYFVKGMTLGAVKS, encoded by the coding sequence GTGGGAAATACAGCCATTACCGGCAAGTCATGGCCGGACCGGATTTTTGATTTCATTGTGTATTTTGTAGTACTGTTCGTGGTCGTCATCACGATTTACCCGTTTCTGAATGTACTTGCGATTTCGCTGAATGATTCCGTGGATAGTGTACGCGGCGGCATCACCATCTACCCCCGTGAATTCACCTGGGAAAATTACATGAAGATCTTCACCTTCTCGGGATTGATCACCGGGTTCAAAATATCCGCTTTCCGGACGCTCATCGGTACTCTGCTCGGATTGATCAGTGCATCGATGCTGGCGTTTACGATCAGCCGTCCTGACTTTGCCGGCCGCAAATTTGTGTCCACCTTCCTGGCGATGACCATGTATATATCGGGGGGAATCATTCCGATCTACATGCTGATCAAGGATCTGCATATGATGAACAGCTTTGCCGTCTATGTCCTGCCGGGCCTAGTCAGTGCCTTTAACATCTTCGTCATCCGCTCCTTCATCGACGGCTTGCCGTATGCCTTGCAGGAATCGGCGAAGCTGGATGGAGCTAATGATTTCACGATCTACTGGCGCATCATTCTGCCGCTGATGAAGCCGGCGCTGGCAACCATCGCGCTGTTCCTGGCGGTAGGCCAATGGAATGCCTGGTTTGATACGTATCTGTATAACGGGTCCAGTCCTAACCTCACCACGTTGCAATATGAGCTGATGAAAGTTCTGCAGACCACAACCAGTGGCAACGGCGGGGATTACCGCTCCAATATTGCTTCAATGGCAAACAATCAGGTCTCACCGGAGTCGCTGAAGATGGCGATTACGATTGTCGTAACGGTGCCAATCCTGTTGGTATATCCGTTCATTCAGAAATATTTCGTCAAAGGCATGACGCTTGGAGCCGTGAAGAGCTAG
- a CDS encoding ABC transporter permease produces MKAETATAQIPPDTRMRNKKPASGGRFWRSFKNQKYLWMMSIPFVIWAFVFSYLPLWGWTMAFQKYKPARGFFEQEWVGFEHFKILFTDSQFLLALRNTLAMSGMGLIAGFIFPITFAILLNELRLGFFKRFAQTVSYLPHFVSWVVAAGIVTKMLSSENGLVNDVMLAIGFIDTPIQFMAQGHLFWGIVTLSDVWKETGWNAIIYLAAISGIGPELYEAARVDGASRLRQVWHITLPGIRPTITVLLIMSVGNLLNIGFEKQFLLGNNLVTDYSQVLDLYSLKYGLGMARYSYGTAINIFNSVISVILLFTINGIFKRTTKESLL; encoded by the coding sequence ATGAAAGCGGAAACAGCAACAGCTCAAATCCCGCCGGATACCCGAATGCGCAACAAAAAGCCTGCTTCAGGAGGACGGTTTTGGAGAAGCTTCAAGAATCAAAAGTATTTGTGGATGATGTCGATTCCCTTTGTCATCTGGGCATTCGTCTTCAGCTACCTGCCGTTATGGGGCTGGACGATGGCGTTCCAGAAGTACAAGCCGGCACGCGGCTTTTTCGAACAAGAATGGGTAGGCTTCGAACACTTTAAGATACTGTTCACAGATTCGCAATTTCTCTTGGCTCTGCGTAACACCCTGGCGATGAGCGGAATGGGCCTGATCGCAGGCTTTATCTTCCCGATCACCTTTGCCATCTTGCTGAATGAGCTACGTCTAGGGTTCTTCAAACGATTTGCTCAGACCGTATCGTATCTGCCCCACTTTGTATCATGGGTCGTGGCAGCAGGTATCGTAACCAAAATGCTATCCAGTGAAAATGGTCTTGTAAACGATGTCATGTTAGCCATAGGATTTATTGATACTCCTATCCAGTTTATGGCCCAGGGCCATCTCTTCTGGGGAATCGTGACCTTGTCGGATGTGTGGAAAGAAACGGGATGGAACGCCATCATCTATCTTGCCGCTATATCGGGCATAGGGCCTGAACTGTACGAAGCGGCCCGAGTGGACGGCGCCAGCAGGCTCCGTCAGGTATGGCATATCACACTGCCGGGGATCCGCCCGACGATTACCGTGCTGCTCATTATGTCGGTTGGTAATTTGCTGAATATCGGCTTTGAGAAGCAATTCCTGCTCGGAAACAACCTCGTTACCGATTATTCCCAGGTGCTGGACCTGTACTCGCTGAAGTACGGACTGGGCATGGCGAGATACTCCTACGGTACCGCGATCAATATATTCAACTCAGTGATCAGTGTAATTCTACTGTTTACGATTAATGGAATCTTCAAACGCACAACCAAAGAAAGCCTTCTGTAG